The nucleotide window CTGGTTACACCATTGAAAGTGAAATGCTCATTGAAGCTTCTAAAGCAGGTTTAAGGATTAAAGAAGTGGAAATAACCACTACTTATGGAGAGGAGTCTCACCATAAAAAGAATCCATTCAGCCACGGAGTGAGTGTTCTGGTGCGAATCTTACAGGACATGGAATTCAACCGACCATTATACTACTTCACAGTTCCAGGACTTATTTTAGTTTTAATTGGCTTGATATTAGGTTTGAAATTCTTTGGAGAGTATCTGGGGGGTCAGATGACCACCTTATTCCCCACTACCCTGGCAGGACTCATTGCCATTTTTGGAACATTCATAGCTTTCACTGGATTGATTTTACACAGTGTTTCCCGTATGATATGGAGAGCTATGGGTAAATAAGCTTAGACTTTCATTTATAAAGGTTATTTTTGATTTTTCTTAATTTTTTGAGTTAATTATATTAATGTTCTGGTATTCTGCTTTAAAATAAAGATTAAAAAAAAGAATTAAAAATAAATTTTATTAAAAATTAAAAGTTTTTTAGAGAATCCAAAAACGTGCATTTAATCTAAAGAATGCCATTTTTAAATTAAAGTAAAATCAGCATTAACTATTCTCCTTCACCTTTTCTGTACTCATGTGTGAAGTGGGCATCATACAGTTTGGATGGAGTCACTCTACTTGTACCAAGCACATCTCCCACCACAATAAGGGCAGTTTTGGTTATACCAGCTCCTTGTACCTGGTCAACTATATCCTCCAGGGTACCCCTGACTATTTTTTCATCATCCCAACTGGCCTTTTGGACCACCGCCACTGGAGTCCCCGGGTCATAAAATGTTAAAAGTTCTGATACTACTTTACCGATCATGTGGACTCCCAGGAATATGCACATGGTGGCTTGGTGTTCTGCCAGACGGAAAATAGCTTCCCGTTCTGGTTTGGGTGTGCGGCCAGATGGTCTGGTTATTATAACTGTCTGTGAAACTTCAGGTTGGGTTAATTCTGCTTCCAGTGCTGCTGCAGAGGCAAACAGGGAACTTACACCAGGGATGATCTGGTAATGGATGTTTTTACTTTTAAGGTACTGTATCTGTTCGGCGATTGCCCCGTATATAGCAGGGTCACCGGTGTGCACCCGTGCAACCAGTTTTCCCTCACTGGTGGATTCTTCCATCATTTGCACGATTTCATCCAGGTTCATCTGGGCACTGTTGTATATCTGGGCACCTTCTTTGGCTCCAGATAAAACCTCCGGGTTCACCAGGGATCCAGCATAGATAATCACATCTGCCTCGGCAATGACCTTGGAGGCTTTTATGGTTAATAGTTCCGGGTCTCCAGGCCCTGCTCCTATAAAAATTACTTTACCTTGCATTAATATCACTCACTAAAAAATTCCTGAAATTTGTTGTTTAGAATAACTGATTAGTTGTACTGGATTAGTTGTATTGATTAATTCAATGTAATTGATTCTAGATTCGCATAATCTATTATTGAAATACTGGTAGTTTTCAATCCAGTGTGAACTTCTTTTCTTCCATTTCTATGGATCCATATGGACATTCCTGTATGCATATTTCACAACATCCACAGCTGGCCGGGTCAATTACTGCCTGTTCCTTATCATTTAAAGTTACAGTATCCATGCCTATCTGTACCTGCGGACAGTGCTTGATACATTCGTGCTGGCATTCATCTGCTTCACAGGTTTCAGGGTCCACCACCGCTGATTTCATTGCAAAACCCACTGCCCTGCGCACTGCTTCTTTAACCTGGTACCCTGCCAGGTGAAGTATGGTGTCACCCACCACGGGGTCAGTGGCCATACTGGCATTACATGGGTAGTTGTGTAGTTTGTTACCTGCTTCCTGCTCTGCTTCCTCAATGGGTATGCCTTCAATATTCTCGGCAATGAAATGGGTACTGCCACAGGGCGCAGTTCTGAGCACCTTCACCTTCTTGATGAGGTTGCCTGCTTCTATTTCCAGTTTTGGTTTACCAAACTCATGGGCGAATTTGTCGATGTAGGTGTCTCCCACTGGTTCCAGGGAGCAGAATGGTTTGGGGAATACTATCTTAACTTCAGGGGCGGATTCTTCTATTTCCCGTTGTAGGCCTGGTGGTACCTGTGCCGGGTCGTGAATGGGTATGATCACTGATTTGGCACCGCTTTGCCTGGCGATGATTGGTACGATCATGTTAACATCACCGAATAGTCCCACTGCCAGGATGAGATCCGCAGTGGGGATGGATTTTGGCACGTACTGCTGGAAGTCATCAATAAACTCTGGAAGGTCATCTGGAATTTCTTCTAACCCCACCATACTACTGGCCAGTCCCATTTCTGCCAGGCTGTTAACAATACGACTACCATACTTCCCTGAACTTATCACGTAAAGTTTCATAGTACTCATCTCTGCATTATATTTAAAAACACAATCCAGTTAAAATAACACCTATCAATAATTAATTCTACTTTAAAGTCCTTAATAAATTAGTTGATATTGTTCCAGTGATATTTTTACTATGACCTGTTTTGTTTTTAATTTACTATAACCGATTACAGTTACTATATCCAGTTACGGTTTTAATGAAAGTTAATCAGAAAAAGGTTAAATGATATTTAAAAATAAAAAAAATAAGTTATGATGCTATTTTATTCATTTAAAGCCCAGTAACACCTTTTAGGAGAAATGATTGTTTCATCTTTTTTAAGTTCTTTCATGATCTTGTCAACTTCTTTTTTCTCCACACCAGATATCTGGCTTACTTTAGTGGCGTTTAAAGGTTCTTCAGATTCTTTGAAAGCTTTAATTACCTTCTCTTTATTATCCATCATATCACCTCTTGAATTATTCCAGTTACCTGCTTAGATATTCCATTTGAATCCATATAATATTTGTTACGAACCGTTCGTAGTTGATACGAACAGTTCCAGTTATTCATCATAGAACAGTCACAAATAGCCGGCTAACCTGTACTACCCATATTTTTGTCTGCAATCCTTAAAACATGTTTACAAAAAGAGAGCCCATTTTTAGTTCAAATTTATATTCCAAGTTCAAATCTTCCACTTTTAATTTCAATAGCATCCAGTGGACATTCCCTGACACATATCTCACAGTATCCACATGTAGCAGGGTCAATTTCTGCCACGTTATCCTGATTAAAGGTTATGGTATTTAATCCAATGAGTACCTGGGGGCAGCTTCCAATACACTCTTCCTGGCACTTTTCTGGGTTGCACTTTTCTGGGTCCACCACGGCTGTTTTTATGGCAAAGCCCAGACCCCGTTTAATGGCTTCTTTTATCTGGTAGCTGGCCAGGTGCATGCTGGTATCCCCCACTGCGGGGTCAGTGTCACTGCTGGCATTACATGGATAATTGTGAAGTTTCAAGGTGGCACTCGATTCTGCTTCCTCCACCGGCGTACTCCACAGTCCCTTGGCAATGTAATCTGTAGAACCGCAGGGCGCTCCTCTTAGGACTTCAACCTTTTTAATGTATTTATCGGACTTGATGAACAGGACTGGTTTACCGAATCTGGTGGCAAACTCATCTATGGGGGCATCACCCACTGGTTCCAGGGAACAGAATGGTTTGGGGAAAACGATCCTGACATTGGGGGCGGATTCTTGGATCTCCTTCTGCAGTCCAGGGGGCATCTGCTGGGGATCATACACTGGTATTATGGCTGATTTTGCACCGGTTTCTTGAGCTATGTATGGGACTATCATGTTAATATCACCGGATAGTCCCACTGCAATGATAAGATCTGCTGGGGGTAGATTCTGGGGGATGTAGCTGGTGAAATCCTCTATGAACTCCGGTAGGTCCTGGGGGAATTCTTCCATTCCCACTATGTTACTAGCCATTCCGTGCTCAGCCAGGTTGTTGACCACCCGGCTCCCATACTTACCTGAAATCAAAAGGTAAATTTTCATACTTCCTCCAATTTATCAAAGGGTAGGATTTTTTCATGATTCCTCAAAATGAATCAGAGTAGACTTTGTTTCATTCCTCCAATCTTCGGCATTTGAAAATTACTGTACCACCATCAGTGTAAGGTGTTCCAGGATCAACGCACTGCATGTAGGCATGGTCTTCATCACCTTCCCTGGTTAAACCTAAGCTTAGTGAGATCCAGTCATGCTCTAGAATAGTAGTATAATGGAGAATAGTAGATAGTGCGTGGGTGCAGAGGGCATCGGTTTTATCCAAGTCTATTTCTGGATCCTTGAAAACCATACGGTCCCCTTCTTTGTAAACTGGACAGTGACCTTTTATTTCATGGACGGTTATCTCCAGCATTTATTCACCCACCTTCATTGTAATTCTTATAATATTTATGTACTCAGGAGTTCTTATGTACTCTGGAGTAATTAACCATGAGAATTACTTTAGTAAAAATAAACTCAAATTAGTGAATATCAAAATAGAAAAAATTAGTATTGAGGGGTGTTTCAACCCCAATCATATTATCAGGTGATTTACCCCTATTAATTAGGGGTTAATCCAGATTAGAAAGCTAACCCTGATTTTTACATTAATTCGTCACGTAGGTCTATGGTATCTTTCAGGTCGGGTCCGGTACTGATTATGGTTACTGGTACCTTGGTTTCGTCCTGAATTTCCTGTACGAACTGTTTGACTTCTGCAGATAGGTCTGAGTATTCAGTTACCCGTTCGCAGGATGGGTATAACCGGTCCACACAGGTTAGTGCGATCTGGGTTGCACCGTTTATCATACATGATTCACGGGCCAGTTCCATGTCAAATAGTCCTACTCTCCTTCTTCGTCCGGTGACTGTTCCGTATTCTTCTATGTCCATCTTTTCAGCTTCACCCTGGGTGATCTCTGATGGGAATGGTCCTTCTCCAACACGGGTTATGTATGATTTGAAAACAACAATAACATCATCAATACGAGTGGGTCCCACACCAACATCCGCTGCTGCACTGGAGGCAGTGGTGTCCTTACTGGTTACAAATGGGTAGGTTCCATAGTATAAAGATAATCCGAATCCCTGTGATCCTTCAATGAAAACATCTCTTCCCTCATCCAGGGCAGTGTTGACTTCCAGTGGCACGTCGGTGGTGTATCCTTCCATTGCATCAACATCACCAGCCAGTTTTATGGTTCGCAGTGCCCGATCACGGTTGGCTGGTCCACAGCCAGTTCCAGTACTTCCGATCTTCTTATAAAGGTGGTCAGAGCCTTTATCTTGCTCTTTGTGTTCTTCTTCGATTATGGCACAGCGATAATCAGCGAAGGTTCTATTCTTTACTTGGTATTTGTTGAGGTAGTCCAGTTCGTGGTGGAAGACTGATGGGTCAACCAGTACACCGGCTCCTATAAGGAGTCTTGCTCCGGTGTGAACAAAACCTGATGGGATCATCCTTAGCCCATATTTTTCTCCGTTAAACTCCACAGAATGGCCTGCATTAGGCCCTACTCCAGCACGGGCAATGATCTCCGGTTTGTCCTGGTAACAAAGGTAGGTAATACACTTACCCTTACCTTCATCACCCCAACCTCCGCCTACTAAAATGTTGCATGTCATATATAATCATCCTCTTATAGTGTAGTGAATTCAACCTCTTTTATATTGTAAATAACCGCTTAAAAAGATTTTCCCACGTAACTATTAAGGGAATAAATCTCATTAAACTAACTATAACTCAAGGTGTGTCCGTTAATATGTCTTATTCAATATTTAATGGATTTATGATGGTGATAATCTACTTTCAAGTTGTATGATCATTGCCCCTTGGTGATCATGGAATTGGTGGTTTATGTATTAAAGACATGCAATGTTTTTGAGACTTGTTTTATGAGACATACTTTACGACAGGTTTAAGCTGCTTATTAGACTACCTTAATAGACTGCCTTAATAAACATTTCACTCCCCAAATATGTCTTTTAAGTCTGTTCTAGATGCACATCCCATGATAATTACTGATGTGGCTTGCTTCCCTGGGTGATTATTCTTTCAAACAGTTCTGGAGTGTATTTACGCTGCATTGATACCAGGATATGTTGATTCAATGCTTCTTCCAGTATTTCCACTGTCATCTTATCTTCTTCCCTCCGGATACGTATAGCCTGGGCTATCTGGGCAATATCCCTGGCATGGGCAAAGGTGGGTTTTAAGCTTTCCCCTCCCTGCATCTGGGGAATGTAAACTTTCCGGAAGCGTTCCAGAACATCTTCATCATAATCCTCCTTGAGGGTGTCCAGGTTACGCTTGAAAACCTCCACTATTTCATCGGAACTGGGAACTTCCAGGTACACATGTAAAGGTGCACGGCGAAGGTGTGCTTCATCAATGATGGTGATCTCCAGGTTGGTGGACAGGGCAGGTATGAAGTGGGTGTGCACAATTACCGGTGCCCCCTTGACATAGATCACATCCTTCTTGTTCTCCAGGGGCACGATCATCCGGTTAAGGAGTACGTTGGGGTCTTCCTTCTGTCGTCCCAGGTCGTCCAGTAAAAGGACTCCTCCATTGGCTTTCAGGATGGGTGAAGTTTCATAAACTCCCTTGTTGGGGTCGTATAGTGTTTCCAGTTTTTCAGTGCTGAGCTCTGATCCAGTGAATACAAATGGGGCATAGATTTTCACCCAGCGGGGGTCTCCGGGTTGTTCCGGTCGCAGCCTGTGGAAATCTGGGTCCAGTAACTGTATTATGTTACCACTGAACTCAATGTAGCGTGGTATGATTATGGGGGGTAATATTTCCGACATTTTACTGGTTAGAAATGTTTTACCAGTTCCGGGGGGCCCGTAGATGAAGAATCCTTTACCTCCAATGGCTGCTTCGGTGAGGACCTTTTTGGGGTAGGCCATTCCCACCACATCATGGAATGCTCTTTCCACTACTTCCTTGGGTATTTTGAGTGGGTATCGTCCTTTGATCTGGACTTCCATGATCTTGAAGTAGTCATCGTAGGTTACCGGTGCCATTCCAATGTAGGGGTTTTCCTCCATTAACTGGGCTGCTTTCAGGTGGCCCTGTTTCTTGATGGTGTAATCTACACTGGCAAAAAGGAATCCCCCACCGGTCTGGGCTATGAGATCTTCCTTTTCCATTGGTTTAAGGCATTGTTCTAGGATGTTAACGTGAAGTCCGGTGATTTCATGAATCTGCTGTACTTTTATGTTCCCGTAGGTGTTGATGATCTTAAGTAGCAGGTTCTTTATGAATCCCGGTGAAAGATCTATTTCATCCAGGGATTTGGGTTCTTCCAGTACCTGGAAGAGTTTTTGCATCCTGGTATCATGATAATAATCTGTTTCCATTGGTATGTCACCTTTATTAAAAGGGTTATGTTGTTATGGGTTTAACGAAGGATTTCCATTCTTTTTTACTGTATAATAATTTGTTTTTATTAACAGTTAAAACTTAACATCACAGGCACAAATGATTTATCGCATTTTTAGTGACGTAGTTCACATAAACTACTGAAAGTTACCTGAAAAAAATGTGGAAATAAAATGAAAACAATGATAGTAAAATGAAAACACTGATAGTACGGTAAGAAAGCTATTATTAGTGTAAAAAAGTTAATTATCGTATAAAAAAAAGTTAATGTTAATGTAAAAATTTACTTTGAAAAAGTAAAGTAGTTAAAAATAAAAAATGAATCAGTCAAAACTCAAAGTAAATTAGTTAAACTAAAAAAATAAAGTAGTTTAAGCTGTTTTAAAGCTTATATCCTGTTTTTAAAAGAATATTTCTTCTTTAGGTAGTCTGGATTTGGGCATGGGTTTGTCTGCTGGATATCCCAGTGGTACAATTAGGGTGGGTACCAGATTTTCTGGAATTTCTAGAATTTTTGAGTAAGATACTGGATCAAATCCTTGCATTGGACAGGAATCAATTCCTAAAGATTTGGCAGCATAAATCGCAGTTATAGCTGCAATGAAAACATTGTGTTGTGCTTCGCAAAGTGAGGCTTCACCCGGGAAATTGCTTAAAAATGTTTCCAGAACAAATTCTAATTGTTTAACATTTTCTTCTGGCACTCCCATAGCTTTGACATCTTGAAGCACTCTATCTGCATTTTTCTCAAGGTCTTTATCAGCACAGAATACTAATAGATGTGAACATGACTTAATTTGAGGCTGTTCCATAGTAGCTGGAGATAACTCTTCCTTCAATTTTTCATCGGATATTATTTTAATTTTCCAGGGTTGTATGTTTATTGCTGACGGCGAGAGCCTTATCATTTCCTTAATTTGCTCAATCTTACCTTCATCAATTTTCCTACCATCAAAAACCTTTGTTGCATACCTTTCTTCAAGTATTGTTTTAAACTCCATTATAAACCACCACTACTTTATATGAAGGGTGCTTATTGTTAAAAATTTAGAGTAGGGAAATGAAAATGAGAATTTAGAAAATGAAAATCTAGAAATAATAATGCAAAATAGGATAATGCAAATAGGTGCAAAATAGGGGAAATAAAAAATCAAGGTGTAATGAATAAGGATGTAATAAATAAGAAGGTAAATTAGAAAAAAATAAATTAATCTAATTTACTATGCTTGGGTTACTTATTTATGGGCGTAATAGAACCTTAACTTCCCATCTTCAGCCTGGTCTAGTCGGGCAAAACCGATCCTTTCCAGCTGTACCACATCATCCACCTGCACTGTAGACAATGATTTCTCAGCAAACCCAGTAACAGTGGATGCATCTGGCATTACCAGTTCTGTTTCGATTCTTCCATCCGCCGGGACCCACTGCACTATCTTGGCCTTTGCTTCCCTGGCTTCATCAATACCTTCACTGTGGTATTGTGCCTTTCCATCCTGGAAGGTTATGTTCACTGCATCCATGAGTCGCAGAACTTTATCTGGACTGGAGGGGATATCATCCTGGTCCAGGTAAACATTTCCATTGAATTCAAGTTTACGCATTCCCCTGTCCAGGTGGTCTGGGTGGAGTGGTCGTTCCACGCTTCCCAGTAAAGATTCAGGCACATCCTGGATTTCCACCAGCTGTGCATTGGGGGTGAAGAAGTACCTGTGGGCCTTATCTTCAAGGAATGCACGGTTCAATCCGTAGATCTTCTTCCAGGTTACGGTGGAGTCAGCTATTTTCACCCCGATTTCAAGCATTAACTCCTTGATGGCTTCAGACTGTATACCTCTCCGGGCAATGGCCCTTATGGTGCCCAGTCGGGGGTCGTCCCAGCCACTGTAGGTGCCTTCTTCTATTCCTTTTCTGGCTTGGGATGTGGATAATCGAACATCATCCATTTTAAGTCGTCCGTAGTGTATGAACTGGGGTACTTCCCATCCCATGTGGTGGTAGAGGTATTCCTGTTTTTCACTGTTGGCCAGGTGGTCCTTACCCCTTAAGACGTGGGTCACACCCAGGAGGTGGTCGTCCACTGACACTGAGAAGTTCATCATGGGGTAAACCTTATATTTGGAACCAACACGGGGGTGTTCATCATCCACTACCCTCATGGCCACCCAGTCTCTTATTGCTGGGTTTTTATGTTTTATATCGGTTTTAACCCTGAGAACCATTTCTCCTTCTTCAGTTTCTGGCATCTTCTCCCAGAGGGCCAGGTTCTCCTCCACTGATGCATCCCTGTGGGGACAGGATTTGGATGAGTCTTTGAGTTCTTTGAACACATCCCCTGGGCAGGTGCACATATAGGCCCCTCCCTGTTTAATGAGTTCCAGGGCATGCTGGTAGTAGATCTCCATACGGTCTGACTGAATTACCTTCTCATCCCACTCCACACCCATCCAGTGCAGGTCTTCATCTATCATCTGGTAAGCTTCAGGGTCCACCCTTCGAGGGTCTGTGTCTTCAACCCTCAGGATAAGCTTACCCCCATACCGTTTTCTGTATTCCTGGTTTAACACTGCTGCTCTTGCATGACCTATATGTAGGGGGCCTGATGGATTTGGTGCAAAACGGAGCACAACTTCACCATCCACTTCAGGTAAGTCAACCAGTCCCTTGACTTTCTCCACTTTTTTCTCCTGATAGCCACCTAACTCTTCCAGTTCCTTGGTCTGAG belongs to uncultured Methanobacterium sp. and includes:
- the cobM gene encoding precorrin-4 C(11)-methyltransferase; this translates as MQGKVIFIGAGPGDPELLTIKASKVIAEADVIIYAGSLVNPEVLSGAKEGAQIYNSAQMNLDEIVQMMEESTSEGKLVARVHTGDPAIYGAIAEQIQYLKSKNIHYQIIPGVSSLFASAAALEAELTQPEVSQTVIITRPSGRTPKPEREAIFRLAEHQATMCIFLGVHMIGKVVSELLTFYDPGTPVAVVQKASWDDEKIVRGTLEDIVDQVQGAGITKTALIVVGDVLGTSRVTPSKLYDAHFTHEYRKGEGE
- a CDS encoding DUF166 family protein; its protein translation is MKLYVISSGKYGSRIVNSLAEMGLASSMVGLEEIPDDLPEFIDDFQQYVPKSIPTADLILAVGLFGDVNMIVPIIARQSGAKSVIIPIHDPAQVPPGLQREIEESAPEVKIVFPKPFCSLEPVGDTYIDKFAHEFGKPKLEIEAGNLIKKVKVLRTAPCGSTHFIAENIEGIPIEEAEQEAGNKLHNYPCNASMATDPVVGDTILHLAGYQVKEAVRRAVGFAMKSAVVDPETCEADECQHECIKHCPQVQIGMDTVTLNDKEQAVIDPASCGCCEICIQECPYGSIEMEEKKFTLD
- a CDS encoding MarR family transcriptional regulator — its product is MMDNKEKVIKAFKESEEPLNATKVSQISGVEKKEVDKIMKELKKDETIISPKRCYWALNE
- a CDS encoding DUF166 family protein; amino-acid sequence: MKIYLLISGKYGSRVVNNLAEHGMASNIVGMEEFPQDLPEFIEDFTSYIPQNLPPADLIIAVGLSGDINMIVPYIAQETGAKSAIIPVYDPQQMPPGLQKEIQESAPNVRIVFPKPFCSLEPVGDAPIDEFATRFGKPVLFIKSDKYIKKVEVLRGAPCGSTDYIAKGLWSTPVEEAESSATLKLHNYPCNASSDTDPAVGDTSMHLASYQIKEAIKRGLGFAIKTAVVDPEKCNPEKCQEECIGSCPQVLIGLNTITFNQDNVAEIDPATCGYCEICVRECPLDAIEIKSGRFELGI
- a CDS encoding TIGR04076 family protein yields the protein MLEITVHEIKGHCPVYKEGDRMVFKDPEIDLDKTDALCTHALSTILHYTTILEHDWISLSLGLTREGDEDHAYMQCVDPGTPYTDGGTVIFKCRRLEE
- a CDS encoding adenylosuccinate synthetase, coding for MTCNILVGGGWGDEGKGKCITYLCYQDKPEIIARAGVGPNAGHSVEFNGEKYGLRMIPSGFVHTGARLLIGAGVLVDPSVFHHELDYLNKYQVKNRTFADYRCAIIEEEHKEQDKGSDHLYKKIGSTGTGCGPANRDRALRTIKLAGDVDAMEGYTTDVPLEVNTALDEGRDVFIEGSQGFGLSLYYGTYPFVTSKDTTASSAAADVGVGPTRIDDVIVVFKSYITRVGEGPFPSEITQGEAEKMDIEEYGTVTGRRRRVGLFDMELARESCMINGATQIALTCVDRLYPSCERVTEYSDLSAEVKQFVQEIQDETKVPVTIISTGPDLKDTIDLRDELM
- a CDS encoding ATP-binding protein; this translates as METDYYHDTRMQKLFQVLEEPKSLDEIDLSPGFIKNLLLKIINTYGNIKVQQIHEITGLHVNILEQCLKPMEKEDLIAQTGGGFLFASVDYTIKKQGHLKAAQLMEENPYIGMAPVTYDDYFKIMEVQIKGRYPLKIPKEVVERAFHDVVGMAYPKKVLTEAAIGGKGFFIYGPPGTGKTFLTSKMSEILPPIIIPRYIEFSGNIIQLLDPDFHRLRPEQPGDPRWVKIYAPFVFTGSELSTEKLETLYDPNKGVYETSPILKANGGVLLLDDLGRQKEDPNVLLNRMIVPLENKKDVIYVKGAPVIVHTHFIPALSTNLEITIIDEAHLRRAPLHVYLEVPSSDEIVEVFKRNLDTLKEDYDEDVLERFRKVYIPQMQGGESLKPTFAHARDIAQIAQAIRIRREEDKMTVEILEEALNQHILVSMQRKYTPELFERIITQGSKPHQ
- a CDS encoding NAD(P)H-dependent oxidoreductase, producing MEFKTILEERYATKVFDGRKIDEGKIEQIKEMIRLSPSAINIQPWKIKIISDEKLKEELSPATMEQPQIKSCSHLLVFCADKDLEKNADRVLQDVKAMGVPEENVKQLEFVLETFLSNFPGEASLCEAQHNVFIAAITAIYAAKSLGIDSCPMQGFDPVSYSKILEIPENLVPTLIVPLGYPADKPMPKSRLPKEEIFF
- a CDS encoding glutamate--tRNA ligase; protein product: MDKLEEIIRKYALINAAKHGGQAQPGAVIGMIMSKHPECRKDAGQVSKTAGQIVSTINKMPLDAQTKELEELGGYQEKKVEKVKGLVDLPEVDGEVVLRFAPNPSGPLHIGHARAAVLNQEYRKRYGGKLILRVEDTDPRRVDPEAYQMIDEDLHWMGVEWDEKVIQSDRMEIYYQHALELIKQGGAYMCTCPGDVFKELKDSSKSCPHRDASVEENLALWEKMPETEEGEMVLRVKTDIKHKNPAIRDWVAMRVVDDEHPRVGSKYKVYPMMNFSVSVDDHLLGVTHVLRGKDHLANSEKQEYLYHHMGWEVPQFIHYGRLKMDDVRLSTSQARKGIEEGTYSGWDDPRLGTIRAIARRGIQSEAIKELMLEIGVKIADSTVTWKKIYGLNRAFLEDKAHRYFFTPNAQLVEIQDVPESLLGSVERPLHPDHLDRGMRKLEFNGNVYLDQDDIPSSPDKVLRLMDAVNITFQDGKAQYHSEGIDEAREAKAKIVQWVPADGRIETELVMPDASTVTGFAEKSLSTVQVDDVVQLERIGFARLDQAEDGKLRFYYAHK